Proteins from one Scleropages formosus chromosome 14, fSclFor1.1, whole genome shotgun sequence genomic window:
- the LOC108918210 gene encoding zinc finger protein 501 isoform X1: MSGGTVSTATVVPSSSLQDPALPRAPTPVAAEEEDGEEETQNTLVNRSYKCTDCGCSSPQLPVLEVHEMSHSSERPYRCEQCGKAFTQTSALAKHQRVHTGEKPYQCPSCEKRFALSSGLVLHKRTHTGERPHSCPLCTKTFISSSHLALHLRSHTGERRYKCSVCGKLFLQSSHLVRHKAIHTGERPFKCPECGKAFGRASHLKTHRRLHTGEKPFKCTQCDKAFTQKAGLIMHHRLHTGERPFHCDVCGKSFRSSAHLLSHRTLESGARHFVCARCDRAFRSAAALRQHEEAHGGGETFRCSVCRRLFARSACLQLHVRTHTVGRPYHCMVCNRTYAKMATFERHCRKHQWQNGDLEQSPKEEDEEDDTQEEEEEDDALSPPLPSPPSTLSQPPQSEVNTRSKTRAKAKCQNTSTE; the protein is encoded by the coding sequence ATGAGTGGGGGCACTGTCTCCACCGCGACCGTGGTGCCTAGCAGCTCGCTGCAGGACCCTGCATTGCCAAGAGCCCCGACACCGGTggctgctgaggaggaggatggcGAAGAAGAGACCCAGAACACACTTGTCAATAGGTCGTACAAGTGCACTGATTGCGGTTGCTCGTCTCCGCAGCTCCCCGTGCTGGAGGTGCACGAGATGTCCCACTCATCCGAGCGGCCGTACCGCTGTGAACAGTGTGGCAAGGCCTTCACTCAGACATCGGCACTGGCCAAGCACCAGCGAGTTCACACGGGCGAGAAGCCCTACCAGTGTCCTTCCTGCGAGAAGCGCTTTGCCCTCTCTTCGGGTTTGGTGTTGCACAAGCGCACGCACACGGGTGAGCGGCCGCACAGCTGCCCCCTCTGCACCAAGACCTTCATTTCATCATCACACCTCGCGCTGCACCTGCGCTCGCATACCGGAGAACGTCGCTACAAGTGCAGTGTGTGCGGCAAGCTGTTCCTGCAGTCCTCCCACCTGGTGCGACACAAGGCTATCCACACTGGTGAGAGGCCCTTCAAGTGCCCTGAGTGCGGTAAGGCCTTTGGCCGGGCTTCCCACCTCAAGACGCACCGGCGGTTGCACACAGGTGAGAAGCCCTTCAAGTGCACGCAGTGCGACAAGGCCTTCACACAGAAGGCCGGCCTCATCATGCACCACCGGCTACACACAGGTGAGCGGCCCTTCCACTGCGACGTCTGTGGTAAGTCCTTCCGCTCCTCTGCCCACCTGCTCTCGCACCGGACCCTGGAGTCAGGCGCACGGCACTTTGTCTGCGCCCGGTGCGACCGCGCCTTTCGCTCGGCGGCTGCGTTACGACAGCATGAGGAGGCGCATGGGGGCGGTGAGACCTTCCGTTGCAGTGTGTGCCGCCGCTTGTTTGCCCGCTCCGCCTGCCTGCAGCTGCACGTGCGTACCCACACTGTGGGCCGACCTTACCACTGCATGGTGTGCAACCGGACTTATGCTAAGATGGCCACCTTTGAGAGGCACTGCCGTAAGCATCAGTGGCAGAATGGAGACCTGGAACAGAGCCCTaaggaagaagatgaggaagacGACAcgcaagaagaggaggaggaggatgatgcaTTGTCTCCCCCTCTTCCCTCCCCACCCTCAACCCTTTCACAGCCCCCCCAGTCTGAGGTCAACACCCGGTCCAAGACAAGGGCCAAAGCCAAGTGCCAGAATACCAGCACAGAGTGA
- the LOC108918210 gene encoding zinc finger protein 679 isoform X3, with the protein MSGGTVSTATVVPSSSLQDPALPRAPTPVAAEEEDGEEETQNTLVNRSYKCTDCGCSSPQLPVLEVHEMSHSSERPYRCEQCGKAFTQTSALAKHQRVHTGEKPYQCPSCEKRFALSSGLVLHKRTHTGERPHSCPLCTKTFISSSHLALHLRSHTGERRYKCSVCGKLFLQSSHLVRHKAIHTGERPFKCPECGKAFGRASHLKTHRRLHTGEKPFKCTQCDKAFTQKAGLIMHHRLHTDVCCRGRPQK; encoded by the exons ATGAGTGGGGGCACTGTCTCCACCGCGACCGTGGTGCCTAGCAGCTCGCTGCAGGACCCTGCATTGCCAAGAGCCCCGACACCGGTggctgctgaggaggaggatggcGAAGAAGAGACCCAGAACACACTTGTCAATAGGTCGTACAAGTGCACTGATTGCGGTTGCTCGTCTCCGCAGCTCCCCGTGCTGGAGGTGCACGAGATGTCCCACTCATCCGAGCGGCCGTACCGCTGTGAACAGTGTGGCAAGGCCTTCACTCAGACATCGGCACTGGCCAAGCACCAGCGAGTTCACACGGGCGAGAAGCCCTACCAGTGTCCTTCCTGCGAGAAGCGCTTTGCCCTCTCTTCGGGTTTGGTGTTGCACAAGCGCACGCACACGGGTGAGCGGCCGCACAGCTGCCCCCTCTGCACCAAGACCTTCATTTCATCATCACACCTCGCGCTGCACCTGCGCTCGCATACCGGAGAACGTCGCTACAAGTGCAGTGTGTGCGGCAAGCTGTTCCTGCAGTCCTCCCACCTGGTGCGACACAAGGCTATCCACACTGGTGAGAGGCCCTTCAAGTGCCCTGAGTGCGGTAAGGCCTTTGGCCGGGCTTCCCACCTCAAGACGCACCGGCGGTTGCACACAGGTGAGAAGCCCTTCAAGTGCACGCAGTGCGACAAGGCCTTCACACAGAAGGCCGGCCTCATCATGCACCACCGGCTACACACAG ATGTGTGCTGTCGAGGAAGGCCTCAGAAGTAG
- the LOC108918210 gene encoding zinc finger protein 239 isoform X2, whose protein sequence is MSGGTVSTATVVPSSSLQDPALPRAPTPVAAEEEDGEEETQNTLVNRSYKCTDCGCSSPQLPVLEVHEMSHSSERPYRCEQCGKAFTQTSALAKHQRVHTGEKPYQCPSCEKRFALSSGLVLHKRTHTGERPHSCPLCTKTFISSSHLALHLRSHTGERRYKCSVCGKLFLQSSHLVRHKAIHTGERPFKCPECGKAFGRASHLKTHRRLHTGEKPFKCTQCDKAFTQKAGLIMHHRLHTGERPFHCDVCDVCCRGRPQK, encoded by the exons ATGAGTGGGGGCACTGTCTCCACCGCGACCGTGGTGCCTAGCAGCTCGCTGCAGGACCCTGCATTGCCAAGAGCCCCGACACCGGTggctgctgaggaggaggatggcGAAGAAGAGACCCAGAACACACTTGTCAATAGGTCGTACAAGTGCACTGATTGCGGTTGCTCGTCTCCGCAGCTCCCCGTGCTGGAGGTGCACGAGATGTCCCACTCATCCGAGCGGCCGTACCGCTGTGAACAGTGTGGCAAGGCCTTCACTCAGACATCGGCACTGGCCAAGCACCAGCGAGTTCACACGGGCGAGAAGCCCTACCAGTGTCCTTCCTGCGAGAAGCGCTTTGCCCTCTCTTCGGGTTTGGTGTTGCACAAGCGCACGCACACGGGTGAGCGGCCGCACAGCTGCCCCCTCTGCACCAAGACCTTCATTTCATCATCACACCTCGCGCTGCACCTGCGCTCGCATACCGGAGAACGTCGCTACAAGTGCAGTGTGTGCGGCAAGCTGTTCCTGCAGTCCTCCCACCTGGTGCGACACAAGGCTATCCACACTGGTGAGAGGCCCTTCAAGTGCCCTGAGTGCGGTAAGGCCTTTGGCCGGGCTTCCCACCTCAAGACGCACCGGCGGTTGCACACAGGTGAGAAGCCCTTCAAGTGCACGCAGTGCGACAAGGCCTTCACACAGAAGGCCGGCCTCATCATGCACCACCGGCTACACACAGGTGAGCGGCCCTTCCACTGCGACGTCTGTG ATGTGTGCTGTCGAGGAAGGCCTCAGAAGTAG